taatgataatgataatttaatCTCGGATAAGAGCATCAATAGGCTGGACAAACCTTTATACAAAATGCTATCCATTTAACTTGTTGGATCAGTGCTAATACGAAAACCTAAACCCAAAAGGCCAAACAACCTTAAAACGTTCGGTTTATGGTCAGACAACGGTCGAGTAAATAGGATATTTATGGACCACAACAGCCTGTGGACAAGTGGGTGGGATAACCAAGCCGACCAGCATGGTCTGAggaaataaatacacacacacacacacagaaaatgCGGGAAACTGTAGCATTCTAGTCGGGATTTTATGCATAACTAATTGGCTGTCTGTGCCCTGAGTTTGCAGCTCGACCTGGATCTGGTTATGTTCTCTCTGAGATTATAAACAGCAGGGAATGCGAGAGGACAGTCATTCCCGTAGtttatgctgctgctgcttctgtttctgGCTGATATGTAACATGATTCCGTAGGGTTTTAGGACCCGCATGTCCAAAAGGCTCCGGTCGTGCGTGCCGGacacattaaaaatgttggCTCCTTTAAGCGGATGACTCGGCCAGgcttcagctccagctccaactccggACTTCAACTTCAGTTAAAGTGCACAATTTGGCACATTGTTGCTgattgttgtttgctgtttgttgttgcttgtcaTCAACGTCGTTATATTGTTATGGCCATTGTTGCCGACGCGTTTGTCGTCAGCCCATCGCTTATCCCCATTCCTCCCTTCCTTCCTGCTTTCCTGTTGTTTCTGTGTTGTcagctaattgaattttcagcttgaaatttaatttatctttgttgtttgtttgcgcaacaaattgccaaaaaaaaaaaagaagagatgcaaattcaaaagtgaaaacaagttggcagattttttataaattttttcttcttacgtattttatattttgtaatttggcTTAGTTTGTGTACACATTTTATCACGAGTAATAAATAATCATGAACCTTATCGTTTGCTTTCCTTTACAGTTAACAAAATGAAGTGGATATTAACGTTGTTGTTCATCTGCCTGACATCGGAGTTAGTCAGCTGTAAGCATTATCCcttccatttatttattttataaccaTCAGTTCGAAACTAATCTTGACTTTTTGCAGCTGAAACAAATTTGCCGCCTGTATTTACACAGACCCTAAATAATATAGTGTTGTACGAGAATGTGCCCGTGGGTACAGTGGTCTTTCAGCTAGAGGGGTACGATCCAGAAGGCAGCAATGTCACATTCAGTTCGATTGGATCGGATCACTTCAGTGTGGATGCAGTTTCGGGAAATATAACACTAGTCAAGCCCTTGGATCGCGAGGAAACGGATAGTTTGACATTTTTAGTATCGATCAGGGATCGTGTGGATCCAGCTGGGGAATCTGAGCAGGATAATGTTGTGCAACAACCCATTACATTCATCATCCTCGATGAGAACGATAATCCACCAGAGTTCCAAGATGTAAGCTAAGAATTcttt
The window above is part of the Drosophila innubila isolate TH190305 unplaced genomic scaffold, UK_Dinn_1.0 121_U_U, whole genome shotgun sequence genome. Proteins encoded here:
- the LOC117793191 gene encoding cadherin-87A-like, which translates into the protein MKWILTLLFICLTSELVSSETNLPPVFTQTLNNIVLYENVPVGTVVFQLEGYDPEGSNVTFSSIGSDHFSVDAVSGNITLVKPLDREETDSLTFLVSIRDRVDPAGESEQDNVVQQPITFIILDENDNPPEFQDTPYEADVNEDAAVGTTIFNKILVKDRDTIGDSLDLKCLPQQQSPEACSK